One Streptococcus sp. zg-86 DNA window includes the following coding sequences:
- the uidA gene encoding beta-glucuronidase, translated as MLYPISTKSRAVHSLNGVWRFMQGAHSPQEVLSTNEVMVVPTSFNDVVVDKDKRSYIGDNWYETEFSVPRLDSKEELVIRFGSVTHHGAIYVNGQFLGEHKGGFTPFEFVVPEELYQEETIRLTVCVNNELNYTTLPVGNYVEEVQEDGSVRKKVLENFDFYNYAGIHRNVHLYTRPKNHIKDIIVTTQLSEDLSEAVVKVDVQSVTPVEEVRMTIFAEDKKVVGRLENGQLHIQSPRLWEVLDAYLYSVRVELWEKGELVDTYTESFGIRSVKVENGQFFINQKPFYFKGFGKHEDTYINGRGLNEAANLIDLNLLKEIGANSFRTSHYPYSEEMMRLADRMGIVVIDEVPAVGLFQQFSAALDLLGDGEKQRNTWELMQTKEAHEQVIDELIARDKNHPSVVMWVVANEPASHEDGARAYFKPLIERMRETDPQHRPVTLVNIMMATPDKDQVMDLVDVISLNRYYGWYVHHGDLSKAEKGLREELLRWQSLYPDKPILITEYGADTLPGLHSMWDIPYTEGYQIDYYTMNHGVFDEISNLVGEQVWNFADFETNVMLIRVKGNHKGLFSRNREPKQVVREFKKRWLAIPDYHYKSK; from the coding sequence ATGTTATATCCTATTAGTACAAAATCAAGAGCGGTTCATAGTTTAAATGGTGTTTGGCGCTTCATGCAGGGTGCTCATTCTCCGCAAGAAGTGCTTTCAACGAATGAGGTCATGGTGGTTCCGACATCTTTTAATGATGTTGTAGTTGATAAAGACAAACGATCTTATATTGGTGACAACTGGTATGAAACAGAGTTTTCTGTTCCTCGTCTTGACAGCAAAGAGGAATTGGTGATTCGTTTTGGATCGGTGACTCATCATGGTGCAATCTACGTGAATGGGCAATTCTTGGGTGAGCATAAAGGTGGATTTACACCATTTGAGTTTGTTGTCCCAGAAGAACTCTATCAGGAAGAAACAATCCGCCTGACTGTTTGTGTCAATAATGAATTGAACTACACAACCTTGCCTGTTGGAAATTATGTTGAAGAAGTGCAAGAAGATGGTTCTGTTCGGAAAAAAGTGCTTGAGAATTTTGATTTTTACAATTATGCGGGCATTCATCGCAATGTCCATCTCTATACTCGTCCTAAAAATCATATAAAAGATATCATCGTTACAACTCAATTGTCAGAAGACTTATCAGAAGCTGTAGTCAAAGTAGACGTTCAAAGTGTCACACCTGTAGAAGAGGTGCGAATGACTATTTTTGCTGAGGATAAAAAAGTAGTTGGAAGGCTTGAAAATGGTCAACTTCACATTCAATCCCCTCGCCTTTGGGAGGTGCTAGATGCTTATCTCTATAGCGTACGTGTAGAGTTATGGGAGAAAGGTGAACTGGTAGATACCTATACAGAATCGTTTGGAATACGTAGTGTCAAAGTTGAAAACGGCCAGTTCTTTATCAACCAGAAACCATTTTATTTTAAAGGATTCGGAAAGCATGAAGATACCTATATCAACGGTCGTGGCTTAAATGAAGCTGCGAATCTGATTGATTTGAATTTGTTAAAAGAAATTGGGGCCAATTCATTCCGCACATCGCACTATCCTTATTCTGAGGAGATGATGCGTTTAGCGGATAGAATGGGAATTGTCGTGATTGATGAAGTTCCAGCTGTTGGATTATTCCAGCAATTCAGTGCGGCATTAGACTTACTAGGAGATGGTGAAAAGCAACGCAATACATGGGAGCTGATGCAGACAAAAGAAGCGCACGAACAGGTCATTGATGAGTTGATTGCACGAGATAAAAATCATCCGTCAGTTGTGATGTGGGTTGTTGCAAATGAGCCTGCCAGTCATGAGGACGGAGCAAGGGCTTACTTTAAACCCCTCATTGAGCGCATGAGAGAAACAGACCCGCAACATAGACCAGTTACATTGGTGAACATTATGATGGCAACTCCTGATAAGGATCAGGTTATGGATTTAGTAGATGTGATTTCCTTGAATCGCTATTATGGTTGGTATGTTCATCATGGCGATTTATCCAAAGCAGAAAAAGGTCTTCGAGAAGAATTGTTAAGGTGGCAATCCTTGTATCCAGATAAGCCAATCCTCATTACTGAGTACGGAGCAGATACCTTGCCTGGCTTGCATTCAATGTGGGACATTCCCTATACAGAAGGATATCAAATTGACTACTATACGATGAATCATGGTGTATTTGATGAAATTTCAAATTTAGTTGGAGAACAGGTTTGGAATTTTGCTGATTTTGAAACAAACGTGATGTTGATTCGTGTGAAAGGAAATCACAAGGGGCTCTTTTCACGAAATCGCGAACCAAAACAAGTTGTTCGTGAATTTAAAAAGCGTTGGCTAGCGATTCCTGACTACCATTATAAGTCAAAATAA